A genomic stretch from Kwoniella europaea PYCC6329 chromosome 2, complete sequence includes:
- a CDS encoding alkylated DNA repair protein AlkB, with product MPSVPDVTTNQFTAFRQAEKHFKNRAVKDKYPSLRKYQESLVDLSRPEQQEDDVVWKAGWWSPDHEPDACPNRTDWKPWLFKGKEKDKGTRPDLPTSDLKPIQLNDGRTGWIVAPGCILIPRFLSCSEQLHFLHSSLAEYTLPPNPLSLSTHYDLPSNLFELYTHDPDTVVQPKHRTFPASQTRSSATSDVPKSRTLIETEPASIIGYDEIVARNKTWTGDAPSDKLKEKTVDQLILELRWANLGWVYQWSTKSYDFSREEPIPFPPELAAVCHQVVASVPWHRVFSEGDDSYACGWENWAEDYAPDTGIVNFYQARKDTLMGHVDRSELDPARPLVSLSLGYSAILLLGSASRHDPPKPIIMRSGDCLIMSGSGRQAYHGVPRILEGTLPSHFAMQDRDSETMKAAKRFISSARININARQVFPPGFVRPDRE from the exons ATGCCATCTGTGCCAGATGTCACTACAAACCAATTTACTGCATTCCGTCAAGCCGAGAAACATTTCAAAAACCGTGCGGTGAAAGACAAATACCCCTCACTCCGAAAATACCAGGAGTCACTCGTCGATCTATCCCGTCCcgaacaacaagaagatgatgtagTCTGGAAAGCAGGATGGTGGAGTCCTGATCATGAACCCGATGCTTGTCCGAATAGGACCGACTGGAAGCCGTGGTTATtcaaaggaaaggagaaggataagggCACCCGTCCTGATTTACCGACTTCAGACCTAAAACCCATTCAACTCAATGATGGAAGGACAGGATGGATTGTCGCACCTG GCTGTATCTTGATTCCGAGATTTCTGTCATGCAGCGAGCAACTGCATTTcctccattcatctctcGCCGAATATACCCTTCCACCCAATCCCCTTTCCTTGTCCACTCACTATGACCTTCCCTCCAACCTGTTCGAGCTCTATACTCACGACCCAGATACCGTTGTTCAGCCCAAACACCGGACATTCCCTGCATCGCAGACGCGATCTAGCGCTACCTCTGATGTCCCAAAATCTCGAACTTTGATAGAGACCGAACCGGCGTCCATTATtggatatgatgagattgtagcACGTAACAAAACATGGACAGGGGATGCGCCAAGTGACAAACTGAAAGAGAAGACTGTCGATCAGTTGATACTGGAACTGAGATGGGCTAATCTAGGATGGGTTtaccag TGGTCGACCAAGTCTTACGATTTCAGCCGCGAGGAGCCTATCCCTTTCCCCCCGGAGCTTGCAGCAGTCTGTCACCAGGTGGTAGCCTCTGTACCTTGGCATCGGGTGTTCTCAGAAGGAGACGACTCGTATGCCTGTGGGTGGGAGAACTGGGCGGAAGACTATG CTCCTGACACAGGAATTGTCAACTTCTATCAAGCTAGAAAAGACACTCTGATGGGTCATGTGGATAGATCAGA GCTTGATCCTGCTCGTCCGCTTGTTTCTCTATC TCTCGGATACTCTGCGATACTGCTCCTCGGATCTGCATCTCGCCATGATCCCCCGAAACCCATCATTATGCGATCGGGAGACTGCCTGATCATGAGTGGTAGCGGCAGACAAGCTTatcatg GGGTTCCACGTATATTAGAAGGTACCCTTCCTTCGCATTTCGCAATGCAGGACAGGGACAGCGAGACGATGAAGGCAGCCAAGAGATTCATATCATCCGCAAGAATCAATATCAATGCCCGTCAGGTGTTCCCGCCGGGGTTTGTGAGACCTGACAGAGAGTAG